The nucleotide sequence CACTCCACCTGTATAATCTCATGTTCCATTGTTCTTTTAAACCTCCCATTATTATTGAGTTACAATATAGTAAATACTTCGATGTTTCGGGATTGACCTCTTACTGGATGAAAGATGAGTTCAGGGAGATAATCCGAAAATCAGCTTGAAATGGTATTCGTGAATAACTAAAAAATCGAAAAAAAAAACAATTGTACAGGTTAGATGTTACATCTAATACAACTGTACATGTTCAAACGTACTTACATTATTTAATTGTTCATTACACTCTTTAAAAAAAGTGTAAAACCATAAACCTCTAGATTAGAATCTCTTTGGTCTGTGATTTTGGTAACAATCTCTGCAATAGACCGGTCTGTCAGGATCAGGTACGAATGGCACTTCTGTTTCCTGCCCACAGTCTGCACATGTTGCTTTGTGCATCTCTCGTGGACCAAAACCGCCACTACCGCCTCTACTGCCGCCTCTACTGCCGCCTCTGTTACTGAAACCTCTATCGTTCATATGTTATTTACTTCCATTATAATTCTAATCAACTAATTTGAAAAGAGCCGCACTTGAGAAATTGAGATTCTTAATGAGGTCAATAAAATTAATCGACATACCTCTTAACAACGTACTGGTTTATAGATGTTTTGTCTGATTCCACAACTCACCGCCGTATAGTCAATGTTAGCTCCTCCCAGGTATCATCTACGCCTTCCAGCGACTGCACAGCACCTGCAACAACCCCTGCAATCATCTTTTCCACAAATCGGTTCATCGGAATATCTTTCCCGTCAACTATCAATTCAAGTTCCATCTCCTTCCTTCCTCTCAGTCTTTACTATTACTCTAAACTATCACTCTAAACTATCACTCTAAACTATCACTCTATTCATTGTACCTTTAATCGCGCGCAGTTTTCATTTCACCATCCAGCATGTCTTTGATGTCCCATCCCAGTATATCTCGAATAATAATATAGCTCATCTCAGGCGAGATAGCTCCTACCTCAGTACATATTACATCAATATACTCTGAAGGTGTGACATCAAAAGCCGGATTCCTTACATTGACATGCAACAGAGCTGACAATTTCTCGCTGTCCAAAACCTCTGATACATCCCTCTCCTCTATCTCCACCATCTCACCCAGCAGGGTGCGTGGACTGAACTTATACGTCTCAGCTGCTACTATCACGTTCGTCCTGCTCTCGTTGGCAGCCATTGCCAGCTGGGAAGTGCCTATCTTATTTATCACACTGCCATTCGCAGTGACCGCGTCAGCACCTACCACCACAATATCCACATCCTTCATAAAATACCGTACAGCTGAATCCACGATCAATGACGTACTGATACCCAGTTCGTTAAGCTGGGTAATGGTAAGCAGGCCCTGCCGTCGTGGTCTGCTTTCGGTAGCTATCACGTTTATATTCTTACCGGCCTTGTGTGCCTGTGCTATCACCGATATGGCAGCCTGGCTGTTGCAATGGGTCATTATGGTATCACCATCGCTAATACGCCTGCTGCCAATTGCTCCTATTCTCTCAGTTGCCTCTTTTGATGATTCAATAAACAGGTCTGCCCGCCTGATGAGGTCGTTTCTTGCCTCATCCACAGTGTCACCGGTATATCCCATTATCATCCTGACAGCATTAGGTAGCGAGACAGCAGTGGGGCGGGTGGCTACCAGTATTTTGGCTGCATGTGACAGTCTTGTGTTGAACTTCTCAACCGACCTCTCTTCAAGTTGCCCTGCATATTCTTTAAGCGCACCTGCCGCTGCCCTGGCTATGGTTCCAGCACCCCTAATTTCCATTGTCTGAATCTTTCTTGCGATATCAAGTACGTTGTCCATTATTTCACCTTGTTCATTGTAGGTAATCCACAGGGCAAAAGACTTACTAATCTGGCAGATATAGTATCTCTCATGTTTCCCAAGTCCTCTTCGGTGCAACATGAAACAACAGGTTCCCGTATCCATGCGAGGATAGAAGAGGTCAAGAATTACCTCAGGAAATTCGACGGTGTACTTGTAGCGTTCAGCGGTGGCGTGGACAGCAGTGTCCTGACAGCACTGGCATACCAGGCACTGGGCATCAGGTCAATAGCTGTTACCGCGCAAAGCCAGACCCTGCCCGGCCGTGAACTTGAAAGTGCAAAGAGAACGGCAAAGGATATCGGTATCAGACATATTGTTATTCCGTATAATGAACTTGACGAGCCTGGATTTGCACAAAACCCTGTTGACAGATGTTATCACTGCAAGACCGGCCTGTTCAGGGCATTGGGAGCACTGGCTGATGAATTGGGTTTTGCTGCTGTAGCAGACGGTACGAACGCCTCCGAACTTACCGGGCACAGACCGGGTCACATGGCAGCCATAGAACAGCATATATTAACCCCATTTGCCGATATGGGCATAACCAAGGATGAGATACGTCAGATGGGACGCTCGCTGGGACTGGATGCATGGGATAAACCCTCACAGGCATGCCTGTCCAGCCGGTTCCCTTATGGCAACATTATTACTGAGGAAGGGTTAAAACAGGTTGAACAGGCAGAAGAGATTCTTATTGACCTGGGGATTGAACAGTACAGGGTACGTCATCATGGTGACATTGCACGCATTGAAGTTCCGGAACTTTATTTTAGTAGAATTATGGACAATAAAGATACTATTATAATCCGCTTTAAAGAACTGGGTTATACTTACATTACTCTTGACCTGGAGGGGTTTAGAAGCGGAAGTTTCGATGTTTCTATTTAGTCAGAACCACTATAGATCGTGATTTCCAATGTAGATTTTATTGCATCATTATTTTCATATCACTCAAAAAGCCTGTCTACCAGCCATTGCGGGTCAAATTTCACCATATCATCGTATTCCTGCCCTACACCCAAAAATAGTATTGGCTTGCCAGTGGCATAAGCCACTGAAATGGCTGCACCCCCTTTTGAATCCGCATCCGCCTTGGTAAGTATGTTCCCGTCAACCGGCACAGCATTATTGAAAAGAGCAGCACGTTCAACTGCATCATTACCTGCAATTGCCTCGTCAACAAATATAACCAGGTCCGGAGGAGCTACCCTGCATATTTTCTTCAGCTGGTCCATCAGATTAATATTGGTATGCATCCGCCCTGCAGTATCGGCCAGCACCACATCTATATGTCGGGCTCTGGCATATTCCACGGCATCATAGACAACTGCAGCCGGGTCGCTCCCTTCCTGATGTTTAATAAGTTTTACACCAAGTTTGTCTGCATGATGCTGTATCTGGTCAATAGCACCTGCCCTGAAGGTATCCGCTGCTGCTATCACAACAGAATGTCCATTCTTTAACAGACGCTTCGTAACCTTGGCAATCGAAGTGGTCTTCCCGGTACCGTTCACGCCTACGAAAGCCACAGTAACCGGTTTGTCAGCAGACCTGACAAAATCATCAAAATCCAGTTCTTCCACACTTAATACCCTGATAAGTGCATTCTTCAGCGCCTGCTCAATGATCTTACCTTTATTCTCTCCGATCTTGAAACTGGTGCCTGTAAGTTCCTCTTTGACAAAAGCAACGACTTCTTCTGCTACCGGCATGGCAACATCGCTCTCAAGCAGTGCCATCTCAAGGTCCCAGAGTGGTTGTTCCAGTGACTTTTCATTAATGATGAATTCACGCCGCATCAACAGGGCTTTTGCTTTATCCCCTATAGAGGTGGATTTGTCTTTTTTTTCCCGTATAATATCGGGTGAAAGGGCAGGTTCTTCAATAGTCCCAACTTCAGAAGCTTCATCCGCTTTTTTGTCTAATACATTGCCAAATGTATCCTTAAGTCCGCTCAGCTTTTGTTTAAGATTATTAAACATGGTGAATTGTCGAAATCTTTAGATTATTGAACATCTATGAACCCTGCTTACTCGAAGTGGTCGCTGCCTGTTGCTGGCGAACAACAGAATTCAGGACCGTTTCAATCTCTTTCATGCGGTTTGTAAGTTCACTGAGACTGGTTTGAATACTTCCCTGGTATTTGGTAAGTTCTTCTTTACGACTATCCAGCATGGTTTTTGCCTGTGCAATGTTCTTTTCCACACTTATCCCTGCTCCGACCTGTATGACCACGTTCTCGGGCATAACCAGATTGGCTTTCACATTGACACCAGCACCAATGGGTAAAAAGATCTCATGTCCATCATTTACACTTTCAAATTCGGTCAGGGTGTTAATGGCTTTTGTGACATCATTGATACTATCACCGACAAAGTTCAATTGCTGGACCGCAGATTCTGCCTGGTACTGCATCTGTTGATGCTGAGCTGCCATATTCTGAATATCCTGTTCAGAGAGCGGTTTACGGGAAGCCAAAATGTTCACTCCCTGGTAATTGAATCAAGGCGAATACAATTGCGTTTCAGGCCATGTTCACTGCCTATGAGCGAATATACTTTTTCACGT is from ANME-2 cluster archaeon and encodes:
- a CDS encoding ribose 1,5-bisphosphate isomerase; this encodes MDNVLDIARKIQTMEIRGAGTIARAAAGALKEYAGQLEERSVEKFNTRLSHAAKILVATRPTAVSLPNAVRMIMGYTGDTVDEARNDLIRRADLFIESSKEATERIGAIGSRRISDGDTIMTHCNSQAAISVIAQAHKAGKNINVIATESRPRRQGLLTITQLNELGISTSLIVDSAVRYFMKDVDIVVVGADAVTANGSVINKIGTSQLAMAANESRTNVIVAAETYKFSPRTLLGEMVEIEERDVSEVLDSEKLSALLHVNVRNPAFDVTPSEYIDVICTEVGAISPEMSYIIIRDILGWDIKDMLDGEMKTARD
- the larE gene encoding ATP-dependent sacrificial sulfur transferase LarE gives rise to the protein MFPKSSSVQHETTGSRIHARIEEVKNYLRKFDGVLVAFSGGVDSSVLTALAYQALGIRSIAVTAQSQTLPGRELESAKRTAKDIGIRHIVIPYNELDEPGFAQNPVDRCYHCKTGLFRALGALADELGFAAVADGTNASELTGHRPGHMAAIEQHILTPFADMGITKDEIRQMGRSLGLDAWDKPSQACLSSRFPYGNIITEEGLKQVEQAEEILIDLGIEQYRVRHHGDIARIEVPELYFSRIMDNKDTIIIRFKELGYTYITLDLEGFRSGSFDVSI
- the ftsY gene encoding signal recognition particle-docking protein FtsY, coding for MFNNLKQKLSGLKDTFGNVLDKKADEASEVGTIEEPALSPDIIREKKDKSTSIGDKAKALLMRREFIINEKSLEQPLWDLEMALLESDVAMPVAEEVVAFVKEELTGTSFKIGENKGKIIEQALKNALIRVLSVEELDFDDFVRSADKPVTVAFVGVNGTGKTTSIAKVTKRLLKNGHSVVIAAADTFRAGAIDQIQHHADKLGVKLIKHQEGSDPAAVVYDAVEYARARHIDVVLADTAGRMHTNINLMDQLKKICRVAPPDLVIFVDEAIAGNDAVERAALFNNAVPVDGNILTKADADSKGGAAISVAYATGKPILFLGVGQEYDDMVKFDPQWLVDRLFE
- the pfdA gene encoding prefoldin subunit alpha, which encodes MASRKPLSEQDIQNMAAQHQQMQYQAESAVQQLNFVGDSINDVTKAINTLTEFESVNDGHEIFLPIGAGVNVKANLVMPENVVIQVGAGISVEKNIAQAKTMLDSRKEELTKYQGSIQTSLSELTNRMKEIETVLNSVVRQQQAATTSSKQGS